The stretch of DNA GTGAAACCCGATCGTCTGATGTGCTGCCCAAAACCTGGAGGAGTGACTTACCGGGACACGTTAAAAATGTCTTCTTCCTCAAGCGAGGTCATTTGCGCCGATGAAATCAAGAGGGAAAGCACAAGGGCACTGGAGAATCGGGGGAGTGTCAAGCTGTCAGTGCTGGACCCTGCGGAGTTGTCTATGGAGAATGCAACTTCGGCCGCTGCTGGCGATGCGGTCCGAGCCGAACTTTTGGAGTGCACCCCTTCGTCCCTGGCCTTCTCCCCCGAACAGGTAGCGTGCGTCTGCGAGGCTCTGCTGCAGGGAGGCAATGTGGACCGCCTTGCCCGGTTCCTGTGGTCACTGCCGCAGAGTGACCTGCTGCGCGGCAACGAAAGCATCCTGAAAGCCCAGGCGATTGTGGCTTTCCACCAGGCTCGCTACCAGGAGCTGTACTGTATTCTTGAGAACCACAACTTCAGTCCGTCCAACCACTCCTCGCTCCAGGACATGTGGTACAAGGCGCGGTACACCGAAGCGGAGAAGGCGCGGGGTAGACCGCTGGGTGCCGTGGATAAGTACCGATTGCGCAGGAAATATCCTCTCCCAAGGACTATCTGGGACGGGGAAGAGACGGTATACTGCTTCAAAGAGAGGTCCAGGAATGCGCTCAAGGATATGTATAAGCGGAACCGGTACCCGTCTCCCGCCGAGAAGAGAAACCTCGCCAAAATCACTGGGCTTTCTTTGACACAAGTGAGCAACTGGTTCAAAAAcagaaggcagagagacaggaatCCATCTGAAGCGCAGTCGAAAAGGTGAGACAAAAATAGACTAGCTCGTGTAAATAAGTAGGCTGTTAAAGTGTAAACCTGTCATCATAAGCACTTAAAACGAGCAAAAAGTTGCTATAGTTTTCACACATGTGTATATCCACGTGTAGGTCATTTTATGACTTCAAGTAGTTAGCCTACACGGTTCTTACTTGTCCTTGAGGTCattgtctgtaaaagtactTTTTCGctttcaaaaacaacaaactctTAATATTGCGACAAGTCTGTTGTAACGCACTGGGAATTGACAGCGCAAATCATGTTGTGTGCCGAAATATGTGCTAGGCACGCTCCACTGTTTTGAAATACGAAGCTTTGACCGTTTAAATGAGGTGTCATTTTAAAAACTACACAGGGCGCCCCAAGGGCCAGAGAATAAGTCCACACTTTCTCAAACACATGAAGGTATTACATTCATATTTTGTAGGTTATCGCCAgtaactttttattttatttaagtaGGCTTATATTGTTTGCTTCAAACTATACACTATTATAAAGAAGTTGAATAAATCATGTATCCTAACAAATGTATTATTGTATTAGTTTATATCTTCTTGAATCTGATAATTCGGTAGGCCTACCTATCTAACATTAGGAATTTAGAAACCCAAACAGAAGATAATGAGAGTAACGTTTGTTCTGCTTTAAAACTCCCATTCAATTAACATAATccattgttattgtttgtttgtggatttAAGGACCACTGTTCTCCACCCTAGTTATCTGTCCGAGTCATCTATTTACTATTTTACTTAACGTTTACGAACCACACCAGACAGCCTCTAGCCTGACGCCGTTAAGCGTCTGATCTATTTTTGTTAGCTTGTATATCCTATATTTGTGTACTCTATTCTTCACCATGGGAGTAACCCTTTAGCGCACCTGGTTGACATGTCTTCAGGGCTCTCAAATGGGGGTCGGAAATACCTACCATTTGTCAGCGCCCACAAATGTCAATGTCATGCGTAGCCTTAGAACCGCTTGGCTGAGTGTTGCTTTTATCATAAATAATAAATCTCGTGTCTCGTATATAAGGGAGGTCAAACTTTTCCGTCTACGTCAGGCGTCAATAGTATTTTTTTCTGATGTTGCTGAGCTGTGATGTGCCGTCAGTCTGCGCCAGAAGATCTTAACTCCAGAATGTCCCATATCcccaactgaaaaaaaagggAATTTGGATGCAGCGTCAATAAGGCCCTTTGTACAGCATGCCCACCCCGGCCAGTCGCTAAACCACGCACGGGCTTGCAGCTGCTTCGGTCACTAAAAGCGAGCAACCCTAATGGCCACTGCGAGAACGCTGTTCTTTCTAATTCGTGTCCTTTTGAGGTGAGGGCCCAACATGGGAAAGTGACTCAGGCGCCTAACCTTGTTGACAGCCATTTCTTTTACTGGTAAAAAAATCTAAGTCAAATAAAATGCGCCTCAATGTATTGACAATTATCTCCCCCTTTTAATGATCATTATTATTGAAGCAGAAACCAATAACTCAGTTACAGAATTTTAAGACTTTTAAAATTTGAGACATTATTCATTTGAAATGAATGCTCTCAAAAATGACCATAAATTCAAACAGAACCACAGTTTTGTGTGGTCTTGCTCCGCATGGACTTGCAATTACTTTTCATTTAAAACAGCGTTCTTGAAGTAAACATTAAGCAGACCCATACAAGAGTTTTACATCTATGgcaggcaagcaagcactgccagtCAGTTTGATCTGTTTCCTGCcacacatgtctctctctccataagctTCCCATGATGATTAATGGCACCACATCTCAACTGAAACTCTCCCTCACAGCTCCATGGATAGCTTTCTCTCCACTGCTCCACACTattgtcttttgttttgaactgtgtgtgtgtgtatgtgtgtgtgtgtgtgtgtgtgtgtgtgtgtgtgtgtgtgtgtgtgtgtgtgtgagtaagcatAAATCACTGACCTCGGTGAAAGATTTGTATGAAGTAAGGCTGGTTCTAGCAGTGCGTGGCCGAGAGCCAGGTAGATGATAATTCGCTAGCCTGCAGGCTTACCTGGTGGAAAGGACTCACCTTGTGTGCTCTTGTTTCAGCGAGTCTGATGGTAATCACAGCACAGAGGACGAGTCCAGCAAAGGTCAGGAGGATCTGTCCCCTCGCCCGCTGTCCAGCAGCTCCACCGGGTCAGCTGCCCTGGGCAACGGCCCGCCCGTGATCTTCTCGGACGTCGGCACCACTGTCATCCAGCAAATCGGCGATGTCAAGATGGCTGCCAACGCAGTGGGGGCGATGGGCTTCGGGAACGACCTGTCAGGCGCCAACTCGCACTTCCTCaacggtggcggtggtggatACGTCCACTCGCATGGCAACAACATGCTGCTCAACGGTCTGGGCACAGGCGGGCACTTCTTGACCTTTGACTCCCAGAGGGCAAGCCTGGCGCGCCTGGCGCAGGAAAGGCTGCAGGGTGGCGGAGGCTCGTACGCCCCGTTCGCCCTGGGATTGTCGGACGCGACGGGAGGAGCGGGGAAGCTGGAAGGCATGCAAGCTCTGGTCGCCCACTCAGAGGACGGGGGCGCATCGTCGGTGGTCACCTTCACGCAttcgtcgtcgtcctcctcgtcctcgacCTCCTCTACCTCTGGACTCGCACAGCTGGGCAGCTACAGTGTGGTTCACGTCCCCGGCACGGAGGCCGCCATGGGCCTACCGCCACTGCTgctcccaccctcctccacagCGACCTCTCATGGTAGGTGAATTGTGCTGCGTATTTGCTAATGCTGCTACTATACTGCTACTACGACATTAGCTACTGTATGACAGCTAGTCACAAGCTATCATGGTTATCAAGGGCTATAACTATTACAGCAACCAGCATCTTGACACCTATAACAGCTAGCACAAGCTGCAACAGCTGCCCAGCTGGCCAACAACAGCTAGCTGGGCTATTTAAGTTATCCACAAGCAATAATTGCCTTGGGCTTGTAATGCTAACAGCTAGCCATGAGGTAGAATAGCAGTAGAgcccaaaataaacaaacaggggaggcctgtctgttttaaatgcgatgtgggtgggtgaggggggtggagggagtggTTATTGTTCATAAAGTAGACGGTTTTACAAGTTTGAGCCATGCGCACAGTAAGAACTAAATGttttttattaatattatttcacttttgtagcctactgcagccATGCTTTACGCCCATGTCAAAAACCCCAAGTCACTCGTCTCCTAGTCAGGCCAACACGGATCGCGATGATGATCACATCCGATATAAATGCACATCTCCCGTAGACCAGTCCGGGCAGTAACGCGCGTCAACCCGTCTCCTCCGAGCTTTACTTCTGGCTCCGGGGCTGATGTGAGCTTGTCAGACGTCAGCTAATTGGGCCATTACTTCGGAGCACATTATATTATGACAGAAAGCTTTATAGAGTTTGGCTGGTCCAGAGCTGCGCCtgccctccccttccccttccctcttccccctcaCTCATTGTTCCGTGGTGTGTGAGGGACTCGTAGGTGAGGTGACCGAATAAGTAACCGTGGAAGAGGCTCTTTCACTGTGTATTGTGCATGTATCTGGTGTCTGAGCATTGTGTGGTTgggcgatttttttttttttttaaatccttttTCGAGAGTCTACTCGAACAATAGGCACTGGAGAATGGTGACCAGTGGGAGCCATCCTAGTGCTATCCTCACCTCCCCTTAGCCCTAACCATTCGCTAATGGCTCTTTCCATGAATATTTTATGGCCACATCAATGGAGAGTGGAGATTGGCGACGGAGCGCGGCTCTCCCACAGCAATCCTCTGCTTTTTCATCCTTTAATGTGCAGTTTATGAGccaaataaaagcaaaagccACCCTTGGCTGAACCTTTTGATTTCGAAAAGGAAAAACAGTTTAGCCCAATAGCTCAGTCGTGAAGGGGGcgaaggggaagggggggaaatTACATATTAAAAATATTAAAACTGTTAAGCCAAAACCTCTGTTCTTCAAGAGTGCTTACCCAGTCAGTTTTACAGAGAAACCCAATGAATAACATAGCCACAAAAATGACACTTTTGATTTCTACTCAGGGCACATTGTGGGGAGATCTGAGTATGGGCTTTAGTTATTTGTGTCATGTCATTTCCTTTGTTTATGTAAACATTTggatgaaataaataagatgattcacaaacaaacacaaacagtcatATTCAACTTTCGAGCGGTTTATGGGAAGCCAGCCGCAGTTTTCCCCCGGCAGGCCGAAGAAATATGGCGAGCAGAAAATCCTCTACAAAACGTAAAAGCTGAGGCTAGATgaaaggaggaaggggaggaggaggaggaggaaagagattTTCTGACTTTGCGATTATTTATCCAGTGTGCAAAGTctgatggggggagagagccgAGGCGCTGGACTGGCCAGGGGCCAGCGGGTGTCACCCAGCGAGAGACGAGTTCCAGGAACCACATTCTAATGCCCAGGGAAATTATGCAGAGGCCCGcggccacagacagacagaaagacagacagacagacacacacacacacacacagacagacagaaagacagacagtgaCGAAGGTgtttcattttacatttttacatttcacaAGAAAGGAAAATCTCGACAAAGGAGACTCACAcaaagagggagggacagagagagagagaaagagagaaagaaacagagagagaaaaaggagacagacagagaaagatggggGGGCATATATGAAAGGGAGTGACAAAGATGTAATGAGAGAGGCCATAgtttgagcctgtgtgtgtgtgtgtgtgtgtgtgtgtgtgttcgtgaaaTAGAaagggatggggggagagagaacagagaccgcaaaagagaaaaagaaaaaagaaagaaaaatagaaataattgTTTTTGAGCAAGCCAACAgtcagggagagaaaagaaaaaaagggagagtTGAGCTGTGTTAatacaagagaaagaaagaaggcagGAGAAAACTATCCCTTCAGAATAATGGAGTCAGAAGGTACTATATGGGACTCTTTTCTTcgttcttcctctcttcacttctcaCAGAAAAACTAAGATGCatggctctctttctctttctttctcctttctctgcccctgcccactctctctctctctccctctctctctctctctctctctcttgctctcactctttctctctttctctctctttctctctctggggcCCGTCATAATGAGCTGTGAGGAGAGAGGCCTTTGCCAGCCCACATGGAGGGCCTCTGGCCACCCCCCTTCCTtcccaacaccccccacccaccctccagtCCCGCTCTCATAAACCCAGATGAGGTGACAGGGCGAGCAGTGGCAGAGTGTGGGGTGAGCCCTACGCACAGACTCCCAGggcagatgaaaaaaaaaaaaaaaaaactcccgtTCCTTTCCCCCCTGtgtctgctcctcctccactcctctcttcaacCACCCCAGCCCACCATGACATTTATTCCTTTAGCAGATGCTCTCTTATCTAGACTGACTTATAGTACAACGCCAGGTACTGGTATCAGGACCCTTTTCTAAGAACAGTATGGTATGGTTTATGAACAGAGTGGTTCAGTAtgtctttttttaaagtctATTGGGGATATATTTTATGTGTATAAAAGTGTATTTAACCAGTAGGCCTGCATATGGAACCCATGATTGCTGGCACCTTGCTTTCACAGTTAAACCACAGGCGGACCTGACTTGATACTTTAAAGGTGCCCGCACTCTGCCCATCAATGCCCAACAAACCCCAACCCCCTGAAGTTTCCAATCATGGGTTGCAGTCCTCAAAATTCTAGACCAAGTGCTAGTTCTACAGTAATCGACAAGACTAACATTTGGACAATTAAAAGGGTACAGTCCATCCAAcaaacactaacaaacacagacTGAAGGTGCACTGTTGGCGGTGCCCACATTGTTGTTGGATGGTGTTGGTCTGGTCAGTGTGCAGGTACCTTTATACAattttgcagagagaggcgcgctgaaactccaagatatctccttcttcgggtgcgagttaaatatcgtattccaatgtgcaaaagaaccgcactcactagtttgttatctttttattctttattgtagcaccatgcctaaaaaacaaacgcgtttcggcgtcaagccgtcctcagtgaCCTTTCTGGCATCCCAGGCCATTTGAACCGACCctaaccactctctctctctcttctttgggCCCCACAGGCTCGGCCCCACTAGGTAGTGTGGTCAGCGATGGCTCCCAGCAGGCCAGTCCCCCCGTGCTGTACACCCTCACCCAGGCCGTCAAGCAGGAGCCCCTGGAGGTCGGCGCGGGGAACCCCGGCGGCTACTCCTACCAGACGGACATGTCTCTGGACCAAACGGCCCACCTGGGCTACAccgcctctctcttcctctcctcgaaCATGGCCGCCGCCACCGTATCGTCcgccccttcctcttcctcgcctTCGTCCTCCATCGCCCTCAACCACGCCACCACCTCCGTCACCACCTCCGTCCTGTCGGGCGCCGAGGGCCTCGTTGGGCAGTCCCACTCCGGCCGCATGGACATGGGTGGCGTGGTGGTGCCCTCGGACTACAGGGACCACGGCGGCGCGCTGTCCCTCTCCGAGTCCCTGGAGGTGGCCACAGGGCCCGGGGCCGGGGCCGGCGCCGTGAGGGCCGTCTGCggagagctggagctggagggtAAAGAGCTGGCCAAGTTACAAACTGTTCAGATGGACGAGGATGGCaatgacctctgaccctcccgccccccaccctccaTGTTACCCTGGcaacctgcctctctctctctctttctccctctctcttagtaGCACAGTGGGTTTAGCAGGAGAGCCATGGCACtcggaggtgagtgtgtgtgtgtgtgggggggcgtgTCAGGTCTCCCAGAGTGTGTCCTGTCTTCCTGCAACGCTCCCAGACAGCTCGAGGCGTCCAGACTCGTAGAGTCCATCTCATCCCAACtgtagaacaaaaacaaaaaatgtgaAAGAAGAAACCTAAAGTGTagcaaagaaaataaaacaaacaaacaaacaaacaaacaaaaacaacgtgggacaaaacaaaaaaaaactaaaacaaaaaacagtgcCTTGTTGCCCGAACAAACGTGGTCCCAGTCATCGCAACTCACCAGCCGACGACTGCAGAATGTACCCGGGAGACGGTCTTTGACTTTGTGAACGTTATTTCACGGCACATTTTCCCACCCACACCGACGGGAGAGAGCCCAA from Sardina pilchardus chromosome 12, fSarPil1.1, whole genome shotgun sequence encodes:
- the six4b gene encoding homeobox protein SIX4b, encoding MCCPKPGGVTYRDTLKMSSSSSEVICADEIKRESTRALENRGSVKLSVLDPAELSMENATSAAAGDAVRAELLECTPSSLAFSPEQVACVCEALLQGGNVDRLARFLWSLPQSDLLRGNESILKAQAIVAFHQARYQELYCILENHNFSPSNHSSLQDMWYKARYTEAEKARGRPLGAVDKYRLRRKYPLPRTIWDGEETVYCFKERSRNALKDMYKRNRYPSPAEKRNLAKITGLSLTQVSNWFKNRRQRDRNPSEAQSKSESDGNHSTEDESSKGQEDLSPRPLSSSSTGSAALGNGPPVIFSDVGTTVIQQIGDVKMAANAVGAMGFGNDLSGANSHFLNGGGGGYVHSHGNNMLLNGLGTGGHFLTFDSQRASLARLAQERLQGGGGSYAPFALGLSDATGGAGKLEGMQALVAHSEDGGASSVVTFTHSSSSSSSSTSSTSGLAQLGSYSVVHVPGTEAAMGLPPLLLPPSSTATSHGSAPLGSVVSDGSQQASPPVLYTLTQAVKQEPLEVGAGNPGGYSYQTDMSLDQTAHLGYTASLFLSSNMAAATVSSAPSSSSPSSSIALNHATTSVTTSVLSGAEGLVGQSHSGRMDMGGVVVPSDYRDHGGALSLSESLEVATGPGAGAGAVRAVCGELELEGKELAKLQTVQMDEDGNDL